A part of Mucilaginibacter defluvii genomic DNA contains:
- a CDS encoding response regulator transcription factor — protein sequence MKKILLVEDDPNLGLLLQDYLQLKGKFDVVLCKDGDEGLRAFTKSTYDLLILDVMMPKKDGFTLGKDIRKINQHIPIIFATAKGMIEDKTEAFNLGGDDYITKPFRIEELLLRINALLKRSENSEKKTEEQQTQFKIGRYSFDYKGQVIIIGEQVQKLSTKEAELLRLLCMRKNEVLTREEALLNIWHDDNYFNGRSMDVFLSKIRKYLKDDPNVEIINVHGRGYKLLIN from the coding sequence ATGAAGAAGATACTGCTTGTTGAAGATGACCCTAACTTGGGCTTGCTATTACAGGATTACCTGCAGCTTAAAGGCAAGTTTGATGTTGTATTATGTAAAGATGGCGACGAGGGCCTCAGGGCGTTTACCAAAAGCACGTATGACTTGCTGATACTCGACGTAATGATGCCTAAAAAAGACGGCTTTACGCTGGGTAAGGATATCCGGAAGATCAACCAGCATATTCCCATTATCTTCGCCACGGCCAAAGGCATGATAGAGGATAAGACCGAGGCCTTTAACCTGGGGGGCGATGATTACATCACCAAGCCCTTCCGTATTGAGGAGCTGTTGCTACGTATAAACGCGCTTTTAAAACGATCAGAGAACAGCGAGAAAAAGACAGAGGAACAGCAAACCCAGTTTAAGATAGGCCGTTATAGTTTTGACTATAAAGGCCAGGTAATTATCATTGGCGAACAGGTGCAAAAACTATCAACCAAGGAGGCTGAATTGTTGAGGTTGCTGTGCATGCGCAAAAATGAGGTACTTACCCGCGAAGAGGCGCTGCTAAATATATGGCATGATGATAATTACTTTAACGGCCGCAGTATGGACGTGTTTTTAAGCAAAATACGCAAGTACCTGAAAGACGACCCGAATGTAGAAATAATTAACGTGCATGGCCGTGGTTATAAGCTGCTTATCAATTAA
- a CDS encoding HAMP domain-containing sensor histidine kinase: MKKRSIGLIIGLMGFALLGVMAMQFYFLRQSYLMQSELFDQTVNEALNNVANKVAKQDAMKFLNAKANDNDRIVRIKQKQITITQSANATPAPKKNNKKLDQKKRALLRDSLNRMSLRKTQEELLQDVYNFRIRVEEYTDEYGDVYGRMIPEVVRRDLKPEKRVKKIKVKKYDTLRYVYLDPQFGKQIISVPRINPLWQQEQDRIRKEEQLNKIKRLLEVDSLQNLAITEAPEVKSTAKTTVIENLAEEYSKTNEPLTKRVSKFWIDSLLRFELHNKGIYLPFSYEVLTANNDSLIFANAMDTSKGTKPVFVAANTYQTPIFSNEMVNDPGKIRIAFPQKSSLILGRMGASMATTAGLLLVLVFCFGYTIFSIIRQKKISEMKIDFINNMTHEFKTPVSTIMIASEALKDDEMTGDKARVSRLANIIYEENVRLGSHIERVLNIARLEKDDFKLDTKPVDVNEMVSLVLDSMALKLQKCGAEVTTELEAEKPMIIADELHFSNVLYNLIDNAIKYSKDAPVISISSLNKNSSIIIKVADKGIGMSRDQQAKIFEQFYRIPTGNLHDVKGFGLGLSYVNSIVKKLNGTISVRSEKEKGSEFELKFPLA; the protein is encoded by the coding sequence ATGAAGAAAAGGAGTATAGGATTAATAATTGGCCTGATGGGTTTCGCGCTGTTGGGGGTAATGGCCATGCAATTTTATTTTTTGCGGCAATCATACCTTATGCAGTCTGAACTGTTTGACCAGACCGTAAACGAGGCGCTTAATAATGTAGCCAACAAGGTAGCCAAGCAGGATGCCATGAAGTTTTTGAATGCCAAGGCGAACGATAACGACCGTATAGTAAGGATAAAACAAAAACAGATAACCATTACGCAAAGCGCTAATGCGACTCCCGCTCCAAAGAAAAACAATAAAAAGCTCGATCAAAAAAAACGAGCACTGCTGCGCGATAGCCTCAACCGCATGAGCCTGCGTAAAACACAGGAGGAACTGCTGCAGGATGTATACAATTTCAGGATAAGGGTTGAGGAATATACCGATGAATATGGTGATGTATATGGCCGCATGATACCGGAAGTGGTGCGCCGCGATCTTAAACCCGAAAAGCGTGTAAAAAAGATCAAGGTTAAAAAATACGATACCCTACGGTATGTTTACCTCGATCCGCAGTTTGGTAAGCAGATCATATCCGTGCCGCGCATTAATCCACTCTGGCAGCAGGAGCAGGATCGCATCAGGAAAGAGGAACAGCTCAATAAAATAAAGCGCCTGCTTGAAGTAGATTCGCTGCAAAACCTGGCAATAACAGAGGCTCCGGAAGTTAAAAGTACGGCCAAAACCACGGTGATCGAGAACCTTGCCGAAGAATACAGTAAAACCAACGAGCCGCTTACCAAGAGGGTAAGTAAATTTTGGATTGACTCGCTGCTGCGATTTGAGTTGCATAATAAAGGCATATATCTGCCATTTAGCTACGAGGTGCTTACCGCTAATAATGATTCGCTGATATTTGCCAACGCCATGGATACCAGTAAAGGCACCAAGCCAGTGTTTGTGGCCGCCAACACCTATCAAACGCCCATTTTTAGTAATGAGATGGTGAACGATCCTGGCAAGATCAGGATCGCCTTTCCGCAAAAAAGCTCGCTGATACTGGGCAGGATGGGAGCAAGCATGGCCACTACCGCCGGTCTTTTGCTGGTGCTGGTGTTTTGCTTCGGATATACTATATTCTCCATTATCAGGCAAAAAAAGATATCAGAGATGAAGATCGACTTCATCAACAACATGACGCATGAGTTTAAAACCCCGGTGTCAACCATCATGATAGCCAGCGAAGCGCTTAAAGATGATGAAATGACAGGCGACAAAGCCCGTGTATCGCGCCTGGCCAATATTATATATGAGGAGAACGTGCGCCTGGGCAGCCATATTGAAAGAGTATTAAACATTGCCCGTTTAGAGAAGGATGACTTTAAGCTCGACACCAAACCGGTTGATGTGAACGAGATGGTTAGCCTGGTGCTGGACAGCATGGCGCTTAAGCTGCAAAAATGCGGCGCTGAAGTAACTACTGAGCTGGAAGCCGAAAAGCCGATGATTATTGCCGATGAGCTGCATTTCTCGAATGTGCTGTATAACCTGATCGATAACGCTATCAAATACAGTAAGGATGCGCCGGTGATCAGCATAAGCTCCCTGAATAAAAATAGCAGCATCATAATTAAAGTTGCCGATAAAGGCATAGGCATGAGCCGCGATCAGCAGGCCAAAATATTCGAACAGTTTTACCGCATACCTACCGGTAATTTGCACGATGTTAAAGGCTTTGGCCTGGGCCTGAGCTATGTAAATTCTATCGTTAAAAAGCTTAACGGCACCATCAGCGTTCGATCAGAAAAAGAAAAAGGCTCGGAATTTGAATTGAAATTCCCGCTGGCATGA
- a CDS encoding acyl carrier protein, translated as MSDIASRVKAIIVEKLGVDESEVTPEASFTNDLGADSLDTVELIMEFEKEFNVAIPDDQAETIGTVGQAIAYLEKNVK; from the coding sequence ATGTCTGATATCGCATCAAGAGTAAAGGCTATTATCGTAGAAAAATTGGGTGTTGATGAAAGTGAAGTAACACCTGAAGCAAGCTTCACCAATGATCTTGGTGCCGACTCTTTAGATACTGTAGAGCTGATCATGGAGTTTGAAAAAGAATTTAACGTAGCTATTCCTGATGATCAGGCAGAAACTATCGGCACTGTAGGTCAGGCTATCGCTTACCTTGAGAAAAACGTTAAATAA
- a CDS encoding IPExxxVDY family protein, protein MILNRKVLKFEIDLDFILIAITTSLKDYRICYLINKHLNFNFCKAADLEIDINAGKEPAYFSIYNDSWEASETDFYFIANKGAEGYLVPEMRSTDYFIMIKNYIDSDDLDTLVTSLNKIPEIVAAVKIDPKKLKSRENLLF, encoded by the coding sequence ATGATTTTGAACAGGAAAGTATTAAAGTTTGAGATCGATCTGGATTTTATACTGATAGCAATAACCACTTCGTTAAAGGATTATCGCATCTGCTACCTTATTAATAAGCACCTCAATTTTAACTTTTGCAAGGCTGCCGATCTTGAAATTGATATAAACGCGGGCAAAGAGCCGGCCTACTTCTCTATATATAATGATAGCTGGGAAGCCAGCGAAACCGACTTTTATTTTATTGCCAACAAAGGTGCCGAGGGCTACCTGGTGCCCGAGATGCGGAGTACAGACTATTTTATAATGATAAAAAATTATATAGATAGTGATGACCTTGATACACTCGTAACCTCGTTAAATAAGATACCAGAAATAGTTGCCGCCGTAAAGATTGACCCTAAAAAGTTAAAATCCCGTGAAAATCTACTATTTTAG
- a CDS encoding T9SS type A sorting domain-containing protein encodes MKKLLSNPGFESIFALSLVAIIGLPPLVSAQDKNKDAEKIVNKRIEVRIKDGDTTVNGKNIKDLKGKDRDEALSYLPGTNGAHFSFRDGDNKRRVIIKRKGKGDDKDVIIERSDLNNGDMRFFSDNDVLVTDSLAKNIDIKIKKLGDPAMAFDYRRNWINGSPEYTSLRSVRLPYSYNRRNTQSFNYSNVDNEGISTNISYKVTDAPNATNPKTGNPEANILNLESIYLTPNFATGNTLLSFTLDSKTAAEVIFKNSDNKVLWTGKATDGKFTKAFSLPLNGAYYLTVKQGSKSVTKRIVKED; translated from the coding sequence ATGAAAAAGCTATTATCAAACCCCGGTTTTGAAAGCATATTTGCTTTAAGCCTTGTAGCCATTATTGGCCTGCCACCGCTGGTATCTGCCCAGGATAAAAATAAAGATGCCGAAAAAATTGTAAATAAGCGCATAGAGGTGCGCATTAAGGATGGTGATACCACCGTTAACGGCAAAAACATTAAGGACCTGAAAGGTAAAGACCGCGATGAGGCGCTGAGCTACCTGCCGGGTACCAATGGCGCGCATTTTAGCTTTCGCGATGGTGATAACAAACGCCGGGTTATCATTAAACGCAAAGGCAAGGGCGACGATAAGGACGTGATCATAGAGCGTAGCGACCTGAACAATGGTGACATGCGCTTTTTTAGCGACAATGATGTTTTAGTGACCGATAGCCTGGCTAAGAATATCGATATTAAGATCAAAAAGCTGGGCGACCCCGCCATGGCATTCGATTACCGTAGAAATTGGATAAACGGATCTCCTGAATATACATCCCTAAGATCGGTTAGGCTACCATATAGCTATAATCGCCGAAATACGCAAAGCTTCAATTATAGCAATGTAGATAATGAGGGCATCAGCACCAACATCAGCTACAAAGTAACTGATGCCCCGAATGCAACCAACCCAAAAACTGGTAATCCCGAAGCCAACATTCTTAACCTGGAAAGCATTTACCTCACGCCAAACTTCGCTACCGGTAATACCCTACTTAGCTTTACGCTTGACAGCAAAACCGCCGCCGAAGTAATTTTTAAAAACAGCGACAATAAAGTGTTATGGACAGGCAAAGCTACTGACGGCAAATTTACCAAAGCATTCAGCCTGCCGCTAAACGGCGCATATTATCTGACGGTAAAACAAGGTTCAAAATCAGTTACCAAAAGAATTGTTAAGGAAGATTAA
- the pyk gene encoding pyruvate kinase: protein MKLNYNRTKIVATMGPASAQKDVLLSMIKAGVNVCRLNFSHGKTEDHKKTIDLIREINEQYKTNVAILADLQGPKIRIGLVKDGGVHLVNGSKIKMTTHECIGDDDQIYITYETFPQDVKVDEIILLDDGKLQLRVLETNRVDTVICEVVHGGILTSRKGVNLPNTKVSIPSLTEEDLANLHFALDNDAEWIALSFVREAEDIVHARRVLNSRNSPARIIAKIEKPEAIDNIDEIIAVTDAIMVARGDLGVEMPMEQVPLLQKMIASKCRAASKPVIVATQMLESMITTPRPTRAEVNDVANSVLDGADAVMLSGETSVGEFPVIVIETMAKIARNVEELGYPFYSKKGKLDNQEPTFLSNAICGSAVYLAEQTDAAGIVAMTTSGYTAFEISSHRPKAPTFIFTSNKQLLNSLSLVWGVKAFYYDKLDSTDQTISDVNNALKSENLIQTGDIVINTASVPIVTQGKTNMLKVSVVE, encoded by the coding sequence ATGAAATTAAACTACAACCGAACAAAGATTGTTGCCACGATGGGCCCTGCATCGGCACAAAAAGACGTACTGTTGTCAATGATAAAGGCAGGCGTTAACGTTTGCCGTCTTAATTTTTCGCACGGTAAAACCGAAGACCACAAAAAAACAATTGACCTGATCCGCGAGATCAACGAGCAATACAAAACTAACGTGGCCATCCTTGCCGACTTACAGGGGCCAAAAATTCGTATAGGATTGGTAAAAGACGGCGGTGTGCACCTGGTTAATGGTTCAAAAATTAAAATGACCACGCACGAGTGCATCGGAGATGATGATCAGATCTACATCACTTACGAAACTTTTCCGCAGGATGTAAAGGTTGACGAGATTATTTTGCTGGATGACGGTAAACTGCAATTGCGCGTGCTTGAAACCAACCGCGTTGATACCGTTATTTGCGAGGTTGTACATGGCGGTATACTTACATCACGCAAAGGTGTTAACCTGCCAAATACTAAGGTATCTATCCCGAGCTTAACTGAGGAAGACCTTGCTAATCTGCATTTTGCATTGGATAATGACGCTGAGTGGATCGCGCTTTCATTTGTTCGCGAAGCTGAAGATATTGTACATGCACGCCGTGTGCTTAATTCGCGCAACAGCCCTGCGCGCATCATCGCTAAAATTGAAAAGCCCGAGGCTATCGATAATATAGACGAAATTATTGCGGTAACCGATGCCATAATGGTTGCCCGTGGCGACCTGGGTGTTGAAATGCCGATGGAGCAAGTACCGTTGCTGCAAAAAATGATTGCCAGCAAATGCCGCGCGGCCTCAAAACCGGTTATCGTAGCTACGCAGATGCTTGAGTCAATGATCACAACCCCGCGCCCAACCCGCGCCGAGGTTAACGATGTGGCCAACTCTGTACTTGATGGCGCTGACGCAGTTATGCTGAGCGGTGAAACATCAGTAGGCGAATTCCCGGTTATCGTTATTGAAACTATGGCTAAGATAGCCCGCAACGTTGAAGAATTAGGTTATCCGTTCTACAGCAAAAAAGGCAAGCTTGATAACCAGGAGCCAACGTTTTTAAGCAATGCCATTTGCGGATCGGCCGTTTACCTTGCCGAGCAAACTGATGCAGCAGGTATTGTAGCCATGACCACTTCAGGTTACACTGCTTTCGAAATTTCAAGCCACCGCCCTAAAGCGCCAACCTTTATCTTTACATCAAACAAGCAGCTTTTAAATTCATTGAGCCTTGTTTGGGGTGTTAAGGCATTTTATTACGATAAACTGGACAGCACTGATCAAACCATCAGCGATGTAAACAACGCGCTGAAATCAGAAAACCTGATCCAGACCGGGGATATCGTAATAAATACGGCATCAGTGCCAATTGTAACGCAAGGCAAAACCAATATGTTAAAAGTAAGCGTTGTTGAATAA
- the rnc gene encoding ribonuclease III, which produces MPINRFYKLYLSPNRKYVKTLKNLLGFVPGNLSLYRMAFRHKSVAQNVKNGVKNSNERLEFLGDAVLGSVVAEVLFKLYPYKDEGFLTELRSKIVSRVNLNQLGRKLGFEQLVEYDTRILSTGRQGSLLGDAFEALIGAVYLDKGYEFTKDFLINHIIKSHIDIHTLEMTETNFKSKLIEWCQRHGKDISFDLVSNQEGESTKLFTIQTIIDGEPLGLGKEFSKKNAEKLSAEKACEALGI; this is translated from the coding sequence ATGCCTATAAATCGGTTTTACAAGCTTTATCTATCGCCTAACAGAAAATACGTTAAAACATTAAAGAACTTGCTCGGCTTCGTGCCGGGCAATTTGTCTTTATACCGTATGGCATTTCGCCACAAATCGGTAGCGCAAAACGTAAAGAACGGCGTAAAGAACAGCAACGAACGTTTGGAGTTTCTGGGTGATGCTGTATTGGGTAGCGTTGTGGCCGAGGTGCTTTTTAAATTATACCCTTATAAGGACGAAGGCTTTTTAACCGAGCTACGTTCCAAAATCGTGAGCCGGGTAAATCTTAATCAACTGGGCCGTAAGCTGGGCTTTGAGCAATTGGTGGAGTATGATACACGTATACTGAGTACCGGCAGGCAGGGTTCATTACTTGGCGATGCCTTTGAGGCGCTTATCGGAGCTGTGTATCTGGATAAAGGCTACGAGTTTACCAAAGATTTTCTGATCAACCACATCATTAAATCGCATATCGATATCCACACGCTGGAAATGACCGAAACCAACTTCAAGAGCAAGCTTATTGAGTGGTGCCAACGGCATGGTAAGGATATCAGTTTCGATCTGGTTAGTAACCAGGAAGGTGAAAGCACCAAATTGTTCACCATACAAACTATTATTGATGGAGAGCCACTTGGCCTTGGTAAGGAGTTCAGCAAGAAAAATGCGGAAAAACTATCGGCCGAAAAAGCCTGTGAGGCTTTAGGCATTTAA
- the fabF gene encoding beta-ketoacyl-ACP synthase II, protein MEFKRVVVTGLGALTPIGNNVAEYWNGLINGVSGAALIKGFDATNFKTQFACEVKGFDADAFLGRKDARKLDPFVQYALFSTEEAIKDAELNFEALDTNRIGVIWGSGIGGLKTFLDEVTNFAKGDGTPRFNPFFIPKMIADIAPGHISIKYGLRGPNFSTVSACASSNNSLIDAFNYIRLGKADMFITGGSEAIINEAGIGGFNAMHALSTRNDDPATASRPFDLDRDGFVAGEGAGTIILEELEHALARGAKIYAEMVGGGMSADAYHMTAPHPEGLGAARVMIAALEDAGMTPADIDYVNVHGTSTPIGDPQEVKAIQDVYGEDVYRINISSTKSMTGHLLGAAGAVEAIASILALKHGIIPPTINHFTDDPAFDPRINFTFNTAQKREGMRAVQSNGFGFGGHNASVIFKKYED, encoded by the coding sequence ATGGAGTTTAAAAGAGTAGTAGTAACGGGGCTTGGAGCACTTACTCCAATTGGTAACAATGTTGCAGAATACTGGAACGGGTTGATCAATGGGGTAAGTGGTGCTGCCTTGATAAAGGGTTTTGATGCAACGAACTTCAAAACCCAGTTTGCCTGCGAAGTAAAGGGCTTTGATGCGGATGCTTTTCTGGGCCGTAAGGACGCACGTAAACTCGATCCGTTTGTACAATACGCGTTATTTTCAACCGAAGAGGCTATAAAGGATGCTGAGCTGAACTTTGAAGCGCTTGATACTAATCGTATCGGTGTTATCTGGGGGTCAGGCATTGGCGGCCTTAAAACTTTTTTGGATGAGGTAACCAATTTTGCAAAAGGTGATGGTACGCCGCGTTTCAATCCGTTCTTTATTCCAAAAATGATTGCGGACATAGCGCCGGGCCATATTTCAATTAAATATGGTTTGCGCGGGCCAAACTTTTCAACCGTATCAGCATGTGCTTCATCAAATAACTCGCTTATTGATGCCTTCAATTATATTCGCCTGGGTAAGGCTGATATGTTTATAACAGGCGGATCAGAAGCGATTATCAATGAAGCTGGTATTGGCGGTTTTAATGCCATGCATGCCCTTTCAACACGTAATGATGATCCTGCAACCGCATCAAGGCCGTTTGACCTTGACCGCGACGGTTTTGTGGCCGGCGAGGGTGCAGGTACCATTATACTGGAAGAGCTTGAGCATGCACTGGCACGTGGCGCTAAAATTTACGCCGAAATGGTAGGTGGCGGCATGAGTGCCGATGCATACCACATGACAGCCCCGCACCCTGAGGGCTTGGGCGCTGCCCGTGTAATGATTGCCGCGCTTGAAGATGCAGGTATGACCCCCGCCGATATTGATTATGTAAACGTGCATGGCACATCAACCCCAATTGGTGACCCGCAGGAAGTTAAAGCTATACAGGACGTGTATGGTGAAGATGTTTACCGCATCAATATCAGCTCAACCAAATCAATGACAGGGCACTTGCTGGGTGCTGCCGGTGCTGTTGAGGCAATTGCTTCAATTCTGGCGCTTAAACACGGCATCATCCCGCCAACCATCAATCACTTTACTGATGATCCGGCGTTTGACCCTCGCATTAACTTTACTTTTAACACAGCCCAGAAACGCGAAGGCATGAGGGCCGTACAAAGTAATGGTTTTGGTTTTGGTGGCCATAACGCATCTGTAATATTTAAAAAGTACGAAGATTAA
- the uvrA gene encoding excinuclease ABC subunit UvrA has protein sequence MINEAEKDAQQNIIIKGARVHNLKNIDVAIPKNKLVVVTGMSGSGKSSLAFDTLYAEGQRRYVESLSSYARQFLGRMNKPDVDYIKGIAPAIAIEQKVITSNPRSTVGTSTEIYDYLKLLFSRIGKTYSPVSGQIVKKDSVTDVINFIMALADDTQVTILAPLHPHNNRSLKEELAVLLQKGFVRVEYNGKLARIEALLEDESIAADKEIDTKPKKGKAKTAEPETADFVVRIVIDRITKNSEEETISRLGDSIQTAFFEGKGDCFVRWQQQDEDAEQERFFCDRFELDGMRFEEPSPNFFSFNNPYGACKKCEGYGKVIGIDEDLVIPDKSKTVYEGAIAPWRGEKMREWNDRLVKNAIKFDFPIHRQYNQLTPEQQQLLWKGNSYFQGLDAFFKELEEQTYKIQYRVLLSRYRGKTTCPECKGSRLRQDASYVKIDGKSITDIVLMPLDTAYQFFSELQLSQHDETIGRRLLTEIANRLNFLNDVGLSYLTLNRLSNTLSGGESQRINLATSLGSSLVGSVYVLDEPSIGLHPRDTNRLIGVLKSLRDVGNTVLVVEHEEEVMKAADHIIDIGPEAGTHGGNLVFSGNYGEIIKDENSLTGKYLSGREEIAIPAHRRKWNDHITVKGARENNLKHVTAKFPLGVLTVVTGVSGSGKTSLVKRILHPALQKTLGNYSGEQTGAYDAIEGDYNKIEQVELVDQNPIGRSSRSNPVTYVKAWDEIRNLYAAQPAAKAGGLKPSAFSFNVEGGRCDVCQGEGEVKIEMQFMADIFLTCEACNGNRFKQHILDVTYNEKNVAEVLNLTIDEALEFFAKETKIINKIKPLVDVGLGYVQLGQSSNTLSGGEAQRIKLASFLVKGNNTSKTMFIFDEPTTGLHFADIKKLLKSFDALLEHGNTIIVIEHNMDVIKCADWVIDIGPEGGDRGGNVVFEGLPEDLIKEKNSYTGEYLKERFQ, from the coding sequence ATGATAAACGAAGCCGAAAAAGACGCTCAACAAAATATCATCATAAAAGGTGCCCGCGTGCACAACCTTAAAAATATTGACGTTGCCATACCTAAAAACAAACTGGTAGTGGTTACGGGCATGTCGGGGTCGGGCAAATCGTCACTGGCGTTTGATACGCTGTACGCCGAAGGGCAGCGCCGCTATGTAGAAAGCCTTTCATCATACGCCCGCCAATTTTTGGGCCGCATGAACAAACCCGATGTAGATTATATTAAAGGCATAGCCCCAGCTATCGCTATTGAGCAAAAGGTGATTACCTCTAACCCACGCTCAACCGTGGGTACATCAACCGAGATATATGATTACCTGAAACTGCTTTTTTCGCGCATCGGCAAAACGTATTCGCCGGTGTCCGGGCAAATTGTAAAAAAAGACAGCGTTACCGATGTGATCAACTTTATTATGGCCCTGGCCGATGATACGCAGGTAACCATTTTAGCTCCGCTGCATCCGCATAACAACCGCAGCCTGAAGGAAGAACTTGCGGTATTGTTGCAAAAGGGTTTCGTAAGGGTGGAGTACAATGGCAAACTGGCTCGTATTGAGGCTTTGCTGGAGGATGAGAGCATCGCTGCCGATAAAGAGATTGACACAAAGCCCAAGAAGGGCAAAGCCAAAACAGCAGAGCCTGAGACAGCAGACTTTGTTGTGCGAATTGTAATTGACCGCATAACCAAAAACAGCGAGGAAGAAACCATAAGCCGCCTGGGCGATAGCATACAAACCGCCTTTTTTGAAGGCAAAGGCGATTGCTTTGTACGCTGGCAACAGCAGGACGAAGACGCTGAGCAGGAACGCTTTTTTTGCGACCGATTTGAGCTGGATGGTATGCGCTTTGAAGAACCATCGCCAAATTTTTTCAGCTTTAACAACCCTTACGGCGCCTGCAAAAAGTGCGAGGGCTACGGCAAGGTGATCGGCATTGACGAGGATTTGGTTATCCCCGATAAAAGCAAAACCGTTTACGAGGGCGCCATTGCCCCATGGCGCGGCGAAAAAATGCGCGAGTGGAACGACCGCCTGGTGAAGAACGCCATTAAGTTTGATTTTCCGATCCATCGCCAATATAACCAGCTAACACCCGAGCAGCAGCAACTGCTTTGGAAAGGGAACAGCTATTTCCAGGGGCTTGACGCCTTTTTTAAGGAACTGGAAGAACAAACTTACAAGATACAATACCGTGTACTGCTTTCGCGCTACCGCGGTAAAACCACCTGCCCCGAGTGTAAGGGCAGCCGCTTACGCCAGGATGCATCTTATGTTAAGATAGATGGTAAGTCGATCACCGATATTGTGTTGATGCCGCTGGATACAGCTTACCAGTTTTTTAGTGAGCTGCAACTATCACAACACGACGAAACCATTGGCCGCCGTTTGCTTACTGAGATCGCCAACCGTTTGAATTTTTTGAACGATGTGGGTCTAAGCTATCTTACACTTAACCGTTTGTCAAACACACTTTCGGGCGGTGAGTCGCAGCGTATAAACCTGGCTACCTCATTAGGCAGTAGTTTGGTGGGCTCGGTTTACGTGTTGGATGAACCAAGCATAGGCCTGCACCCGCGTGATACCAACCGGTTGATCGGCGTACTAAAATCTCTGCGTGATGTAGGCAATACCGTATTGGTTGTGGAACATGAGGAAGAGGTAATGAAAGCCGCCGACCATATCATCGACATTGGCCCCGAAGCCGGTACACATGGCGGCAACCTGGTTTTTAGCGGCAATTACGGAGAGATCATCAAGGATGAAAACAGCCTTACCGGAAAATACCTGAGCGGCAGGGAAGAAATTGCTATCCCCGCTCACCGCCGTAAATGGAACGATCATATCACCGTAAAAGGCGCCCGCGAAAATAACCTGAAGCATGTAACGGCTAAATTCCCGTTAGGGGTATTAACGGTGGTAACGGGTGTATCAGGCTCGGGCAAAACCAGTTTAGTAAAACGTATATTACACCCGGCCCTGCAAAAAACACTGGGTAACTACAGCGGTGAACAAACCGGCGCTTATGATGCCATTGAGGGGGACTACAACAAAATTGAGCAGGTTGAACTGGTAGATCAAAACCCGATAGGCCGCTCGTCGCGCTCAAACCCGGTTACTTACGTTAAGGCCTGGGACGAGATCCGCAACCTTTACGCGGCACAACCGGCAGCTAAAGCAGGTGGCTTGAAGCCATCGGCCTTCTCCTTCAACGTGGAGGGCGGCCGTTGCGATGTTTGCCAGGGCGAAGGCGAGGTGAAGATAGAGATGCAGTTTATGGCCGATATATTCCTGACTTGCGAGGCCTGCAACGGCAACCGCTTTAAACAGCATATATTGGACGTTACCTATAACGAGAAGAACGTAGCCGAAGTACTGAACCTGACGATTGACGAGGCGCTGGAATTTTTCGCCAAGGAGACCAAGATCATCAATAAAATAAAACCTTTGGTTGATGTTGGTTTAGGGTATGTGCAGTTAGGGCAATCATCAAATACCCTGTCGGGCGGCGAGGCGCAGCGTATTAAGCTGGCATCATTCCTGGTTAAGGGTAACAACACCAGCAAAACCATGTTTATCTTTGATGAGCCAACCACAGGCCTGCACTTTGCCGACATTAAGAAGCTGTTAAAATCGTTTGATGCGCTTTTGGAACACGGTAATACGATCATTGTGATAGAACACAATATGGACGTAATCAAGTGTGCCGATTGGGTGATCGATATCGGCCCCGAGGGTGGCGACCGGGGCGGCAATGTGGTATTTGAAGGCCTGCCCGAAGATTTGATTAAGGAAAAGAACTCCTACACCGGGGAATATTTAAAGGAGCGGTTTCAATAA